The Nicotiana tabacum cultivar K326 chromosome 14, ASM71507v2, whole genome shotgun sequence genome contains a region encoding:
- the LOC107760826 gene encoding serine/threonine-protein kinase 54, giving the protein MEEVGFVRADRIDLKSIDEQLERHLSRGWTMEKQEMGREIPIKHAWEIDPSKLIIKTVIARGTFGTVHRGIYDALDVAVKLLDWGEEGQRSQAEVSSVRAAFTQEVSVWHKLDHPNVTKFIGAAMGTPDLNIQTENGVIGIPRNLCCVVVEYLPGGTLKSFLIKSHRRKLAFKVVVQLALDLARGLNYLHSEKIVHRDVKTENMLLDRNRTLKIADFGVARVEASNPNDMTGETGTLGYMAPEVLNGNPYNRKCDVYSFGICLWEIYCCDMPYPDLSFSEVTTAVVRQNLRPEIPRCCPSSLANVMKRCWDASADKRPEMDEVVSMLESIDTSKGGGMIPVDQRQSCFCFGRHRGP; this is encoded by the exons ATGGAGGAAGTGGGTTTTGTAAGAGCAGACCGTATAGATCTGAAGAGCATAGATGAGCAGCTAGAAAGGCATTTAAGCAGAGGATGGACAATGGAGAAACAGGAAATGGGTAGAGAGATCCCAATTAAACATGCTTGGGAAATTGACCCTTCTAAGCTTATCATCAAAACTGTCATTGCTCGTGGCACTTTTGGTACCGTGCATCGTGGCATCTATGATGCCCTTGATGTTGCTG TAAAGCTTCTTGATTGGGGAGAAGAAGGCCAGAGGTCTCAGGCTGAGGTTTCTTCAGTTAGAGCAGCTTTTACACAAGAAGTTTCTGTATGGCACAAGCTTGATCATCCTAATGTCACAAAA TTTATAGGAGCTGCAATGGGCACACCAGATCTCAACATACAGACTGAGAATGGTGTCATTGGCATTCCACGTAACCTTTGTTGTGTGGTGGTTGAATACCTTCCCGGGGGTACTCTCAAGTCTTTTCTCATCAAGAGCCACAGGAGGAAATTGGCCTTCAAAGTTGTGGTCCAACTGGCGCTGGATCTAGCACGCGG GTTAAACTATCTTCATTCTGAGAAGATAGTCCATAGGGATGTCAAAACAGAGAACATGCTTCTTGACAGGAATCGTACACTTAAGATTGCTGATTTTGGTGTTGCTCGTGTTGAAGCTTCAAATCCTAATGATATGACCGGGGAGACTGGAACCCTAGGTTACATGGCACCTGAG GTTCTTAATGGCAACCCGTATAACCGGAAGTGTGACGTATATAGCTTTGGCATTTGCCTCTGGGAGATATATTGCTGTGACATGCCATATCCAGATCTGAGCTTCTCTGAAGTGACAACAGCTGTTGTCCGACAG AATTTGAGACCGGAGATACCTCGTTGTTGCCCAAGTTCTTTGGCAAATGTGATGAAGCGGTGTTGGGATGCTAGCGCTGACAAGCGGCCAGAAATGGATGAAGTGGTGTCCATGTTGGAATCAATTGACACATCAAAAGGAGGTGGGATGATCCCTGTTGATCAACGCCAGAGCTGCTTCTGCTTTGGGAGACACCGAGGTCCTTGA